One genomic segment of Cryptococcus neoformans var. neoformans JEC21 chromosome 8 sequence includes these proteins:
- a CDS encoding minor histocompatibility antigen h13, putative, producing MPQYNTIWATYVSLGVQALIPIAIGSFKSLKTPEDTRRRLRESKKGQISEEYDDEDEEPAGETLTWKESAMFPIMGSVMLLGLWAVLKYFGKKWITIILGVYFGLAGMLAVQSTFSSIIGYLLRVFGISMTTYHVRISAGFRQIFHLPTTLPTMCLIPVSIVLPLLYVYFDRHYILSNILALAFSIETLALLKLDSFFTAFLMLGLLLVYDIFWVFATPVMVTVAKGIDAPIKILAPKTSPFASPTDFAMLGLGDIIVPGLVIALCLRYDLHRYAAFYKGQNVTPRSKFGKPYFWCGVVSYVLGLGVTIGVMHHFQRAQPALLYLSPACTLGPVLLAFSRGEIKNLWTYDESPEEENKQVLDDTIEAASEAAIRARAEAKAAAEETVSKGEDTVDEAQDAGEQKEQMDDDSWMNNTGVIAPEGKPRKKKGGKKK from the exons ATGCCCCAATACAACACCATATGGGCTACCTATGTTTCTCTTGGAGTCCAGGCCCTTATTCCGATTGCTATCGGATCTTTCAAATCTCTGAAA ACTCCTGAAGATACTCGACGGCGACTTCGAGAATCAAAAAAGGGTCAGATCTCTGAAGAGtatgacgatgaagatgaggagccTGCTGGCGAAACTTTAACATGGAAGGAGTCCGCGATGTTCCCCATCATGGGCTCCGTGATGCTGCTGGGATTATGGGCGGTCTTGAAGTATTttgggaagaaatggatCACTATCATTCTCGGAGTGTACT TCGGTCTTGCGGGAATGCTGGCTGTACAGTCG ACATTCTCCTCCATTATAGGCTATCTTCTTCGCGTATTTGGTATCTCTATGACCACCTATCATGTTCGCATCTCTGCAGGATTTAGAC AGATCTTTCACCTCCCTACAACCCTTCCGACCATGTGCCTTATTCCTGTCTCTATcgtccttcccctcctATACGTCTACTTTGATCGACATTACATATTGAGCAACATCCTCGCCCTTGCTTTCTCTATCGAGACTCTCGCCTTGCTCAAGCTCGATTCATTCTTCACCGCCTTCTTGATGCTGGGTCTGTTGCTTGTCTATGATATCTTTTGG GTTTTCGCGACCCCAGTAATGGTTACAGTGGCTAAAGGTATTGATGCCCCCATTAAGATTCTCGCTCCTAAAACCTCCCCATTCGCTTCTCCCACCGATTTCGCCATGCTGGGTCTCGGCGATATCATCGTACCTGGTCTCGTCATTGCCCTTTGTCTCCGATATGACCTTCATCGCTATGCCGCTTTTTACAAGGGCCAGAATGTTACTCCCAGGAGCAAGTTTGGAAAGCCATATTTTTGGTGTGGCGTGGTGAGCTATGTTTTGGGGTTGGGTGTAACGATCGGGGTGATGCACCATTTTCAGAGGGCGCAACCTGCTTTGCTCTACTTGAGTCCAGCTTGTA CTCTTGGGCCTGTTCTTCTTGCATTTTCTCGAGGAGAGATTAAGAACCTATGGACATACGATGAGTCaccagaggaggagaacaaGCAAGTCCTTGACGATACCATTGAGGCGGCATCGGAGGCGGCTATCAGAGCTCGCGCAGAAGCCAAGGCAGCTGCCGAAGAGACCGTCAGCAAAGGCGAAGATACTGTTGACGAAGCGCAGGACGCCggagaacaaaaagaacaGATGGACGATGATAGTTGGATGAATAACACCGGCGTCATCGCTCCCGAAGGAAAACCtagaaagaagaagggtgggaagaagaagtag
- a CDS encoding phosphoserine transaminase, putative: MPDRKDVHNFAAGPSPLPTTVLEDAAKGLLNYADTGMGICELSHRGKEFKAVIEGAEANLRNLLAIPDNYTILFSQGGGTGQFSAVLLNLLSAHRLAHPVPAEEFKPPTIDYVLTGSWSSKAYAEAQRLVLPPFPNCPGFATPRIAASTKATGWTRLPKREEYDFSKDAAYVYYCENETINGVEFPPASAQDSAYAFPFDLVPEGVNVVADYSSSFISRPIPNIERHAIIYAGAQKNLGPSGVTVLIVRNDLLVDTTAAAKLGCVPATPITYEYKILAENASLYNTPPTFPIYVSALVLQHLIDAKGGLTGLEATNREKAKLLYATLDAAESRGKVRTVVREKDARSWMNVTFEIVGEGKEKAFLEGAEKKGFKQLKGHRSVGGIRASIYNAVTVDSVKALCQYINEFGEQ; the protein is encoded by the exons ATGCCAGACAGGAAAGACGTTCACAACTTTGCCGCTGGCCCCTCGCCTCTCCCCACCACCGTCCTCGAAGATGCCGCCAAGGGTCTTTTGAACTATGCCGATACCGGCATGGGTATCTGTGAACTCAGTCACCGAGGCAAAGAGTTCAAGGCCGTCATTGAAGGTGCCGAGG CCAATCTTCGAAACCTCCTTGCCATCCCCGATAACTacaccatcctcttctcccaaggCGGTGGAACCGGCCAATTCTCTGCTGTCCTCCTTaacctcctctccgcccaCCGTCTTGCCCACCCCGTGCCTGCCGAAGAGTTCAAACCCCCTACCATCGACTACGTCTTGACAGGCTCCTGGTCGTCCAAGGCATACGCCGAAGCCCAACGCCTCGTCCTCCCGCCCTTCCCCAACTGCCCAGGCTTTGCGACACCCCGCATCGCCGCGAGCACAAAGGCTACGGGCTGGACTAGATTGCCCAAGCGGGAAGAGTACGATTTCAGTAAAGATGCCGCGTATGTGTATTACTGCGAGAATGAAACTATCAACGGTGTCGAGTTCCCTCCCGCTTCCGCACAGGACTCTGCGTATGCTTTCCCCTTTGACCTCGTCCCTGAAGGCGTCAACGTCGTCGCCGACTACTCTTCGTCATTCATCTCCCGCCCCATCCCCAACATTGAAAGACACGCCATCATCTATGCCGGTGCGCAAAAGAACCTCGGACCCTCTGGTGTCACCGTCCTCATCGTAAGGAACGATCTCTTGGTCGACACTACCGCCGCTGCCAAGCTCGGCTGCGTCCCCGCAACTCCTATTACTTATGAATACAAAATCCTCGCTGAAAACGCTTCTCTCTACAACACCCCTCCCACTTTCCCCATCTACGTCTCTGCCCTCGTGCTCCAACATCTCATCGACGCCAAGGGAGGTCTTACCGGTCTGGAAGCGACGAACCGCGAAAAGGCAAAACTCCTTTATGCGACTCTTGATGCAGCCGAGTCAAGGGGCAAGGTGAGGACTGTtgtgagggagaaggatgcGAGGAGTTGGATGAACGTCACGTTTGAGATTGTGGGAGAGGGTAAGGAAAAGGCGTTCTTGGAAGGTgctgagaagaaggggttCAAACAACTCAAGGGCCACAGGTCGGTTGGTG GTATCCGAGCGTCAATTTACAACGCCGTCACCGTCGACTCTGTCAAGGCTCTCTGCCAATATATCAACGAGTTCGGAGAGCAATAG
- a CDS encoding expressed protein: MSVVVYPQEDEDCPSFSSTALQILTQDVSSLLSLSLETTASVLHDWFRSSLGMVGFGGDFAPRDRQKPDSEEESGRGLAVVIVGAGEATGQSLTLHLAKSGYTVFPFIPLPSSSPSISTYNDTSSAPTDALSNILLTWSATRKRLCARMPNHPGAVVPIIVDPEGVSGEGEVGELADVEKDRKEGEEFICGRFAHAGETVRAYIRENELTLVSIICISPSPLPSPATPHLSLSPPSPLSTHPPSLTTTATDLLLPRDSLVNTPESTLHSIYRTNVLDPVSVVRELSDVLVSPLGFGPEYWGRGRGKQSQGRVIFINPSPILSPSLQAGSSAGGHVDSMNRHHHRLFQTTNLSSVNSVNSLTTSLRSATARILRDELSVLGVGVCEVVVGPMWEKPRLARCWGGGEEGRKMDMPPTPGPTPTRLLILSRLWAVDDALLFASVRRALEDRYPRYRHYAGLGPLVDDLAGAIPGGGVMTGLGRWVVGKVLG, encoded by the exons ATGTCTGTCGTTGTGTACCCGcaggaagacgaagactGCCCATCGTTCTCATCTACAGCCCTTCAGATTCTCACTCAGGATgtatcttctctcctttccctttctctcgAGACGACAGCTTCTGTCCTTCACGACTGGTTCCGCTCTTCGCTCGGCATGGTTGGGTTCGGAGGCGACTTTGCACCTCGAGATCGGCAGAAACCGGACagcgaagaggagagcGGGAGGGGTTTGGCCGTTGTTATTGTCGGTGCTGGTGAAG CCACCGGCCAATCCCTTACGCTTCACCTCGCCAAATCAGGGTACACAGTCTTTCCCTTTATCCCGCTCCCCTCGTCTTCCCCCTCCATCTCTACGTACAATGACACTTCATCTGCACCCACTGACGCACTATCCAACATCCTTCTCACATGGTCCGCCACCCGTAAACGTCTTTGTGCGCGGATGCCGAACCATCCGGGCGCGGTGGTACCTATCATCGTCGATCCTGAGGGTGTGAGcggtgaaggagaagtgGGTGAGCTGGCGGATGTCGAGAAGGAtaggaaagagggagaggaattTATATGTGGCAGGTTTGCACATGCGGGCGAGACGGTGAGGGCGTATATCCGCGAGAATGAATTAACCCTCGTCTCGATCATCTGTATCTCGCCCTCacctttgccttctcccGCCACGCCccacctctccctctcccctccctctcctctttcgaCGCACCCCCCCTccctcaccaccaccgctACCGACCTGCTCCTCCCACGGGATTCGCTGGTGAATACCCCCGAATCAACGCTGCATTCAATTTACCGCACAAACGTCCTCGATCCGGTGAGCGTGGTGAGAGAGTTATCGGACGTGCTTGTTTCGCCGCTCGGGTTTGGGCCCGAGTACTGGGGCAGGGGGAGAGGTAAGCAGAGTCAGGGAAGAGTTATATTCATCAACCCTTCCCCCATTCTTTCCCCATCGTTGCAAGCAGGCTCATCAGCCGGCGGACACGTCGATTCAATGAATCgacaccaccaccgcctcTTTCAAACGACAAACCTATCAAGCGTGAACAGCGTGAACAGCCTGACGACATCCCTCCGCAGCGCTACCGCCCGTATACTGCGGGATGAACTGTCCGTCCTAGGGGTCGGGGTGTGCGAGGTGGTGGTAGGTCCTATGTGGGAGAAACCGCGGCTGGCTCGATGTtggggcgggggcgagGAGGGTAGGAAGATGGACATGCCGCCTACCCCTGGCCCCACCCCGACCAGGCtgctcatcctctcccgccTGTGGGCAGTCGACGACgccctcctcttcgcctcTGTCCGCCGCGCACTCGAAGATCGATACCCCCGATACCGCCACTATGCCGGTTTGGGTCCCCTGGTGGATGATCTGGCGGGGGCGATACCGGGCGGCGGGGTGATGACTGGCCTGGGCAGGTGGGTGGTCGGTAAGGTTTTGGGTTGA
- a CDS encoding Rab guanyl-nucleotide exchange factor, putative — MEVFVLYNVNPALVLSLFPGKSISEKLGVRKEGWMELFGAPRGASLGAGEQTQSVHVNEEKGGDASSVKSTNTSVKASQGDDEPPKAALEALMYFLSDRRQKLTGAISALPPSSPLPAESSLPAFSSLPAPALHSLPSIIPFAEMSPEELVRMAQVVYTGLMRVYLKARPVLVGSLCRIENWCDVKEVEGLLKEERKFSDLIDLYQGKKMHRKALTMLRELAKEEDDKLDRYPPTISYLHKLGAADLDLILESSKWILEEDPGMGLTIFTADEPEIESLPRDRITSFLSSIDRGACEGYLEYIIWTLGEKGGEFHDTLAELYMVDSRVKVESGAEAGAYDKLLAFLNDSTHYRPYRVMNKLSGKEMPEARAILLGRMGKHEEALKIYVYRLQDYAAAESYCVKAYQSTNNVFLLLLQLYLRPPPPLSPSPTPKPKPTPKSTPASTHLPPALSLISKHSTSLPPSSVLDLLPPLVSIADIHPFFIKTLREEHRRKLEGRVMRQLGKGRKDEVEEMLMGLEVKRVRVTDQRICPQCHKRLGMSAIAVHAPRGEVTHLHCKDRFSAKLAASRE; from the exons ATGGAGGTGTTTGTCCTCTACAACGTCAACCCTGCGCTCGTGCTCTCGCTTTTCCCGGGGAAAAGTATTTCGGAAAAGCTGGGCGTGCGGAAGGAGGGGTGGATGGAGTTGTTTGGTGCGCCGCGGGGCGCGAGCCTGGGTGCGGGCGAGCAAACACAAAGCGTGCACGTaaacgaagaaaaaggcggCGATGCGTCCAGTGTAAAGAGTACAAACACGAGTGTAAAAGCTAGTCAAGGCGATGACGAAC CGCCCAAAGCAGCCCTCGAAGCACTCATGTACTTTCTCTCCGACCGCCGCCAAAAGCTAACCGGCGCCATATCCGCCctccccccctcctccccgcTCCCCGCCGAATCCTCCCTccccgccttctcctccctccccgcTCCCGCCCTCCACTCCCTCCCGTCCATCATACCCTTCGCCGAGATGAGCCCGGAAGAACTGGTGAGGATGGCGCAGGTGGTGTACACCGGCTTGATGAGGGTCTACCTCAAAGCGAGGCCGGTGTTGGTAGGCAGTTTGTGTAGGATCGAGAATTGGTGTGATGTCAAAGAGGTCGAGGGGTTgttgaaggaggaaagg AAATTCAGCGATTTGATAGATCTTTAtcaagggaagaagatgcatAGAAAAGCGCTGACGATGCTGCGCGA ACtggcaaaggaagaagacgataAACTAGATCGCTACCCGCCCACCATCTCGTACCTACACAAACTCGGAGCAGCCGATCTGGATCTTATTCTAGAATCCTCGAAATGGATACTGGAAGAGGATCCGGGAATGGGTCTCACC ATATTCACGGCGGATGAACCCGAGATTGAATCCCTCCCCCGGGACAGGAtcacatccttcctctcctccatcgaCCGAGGAGCCTGTGAGGGTTATTTGGAATATATCATCTGGACCCTAGGCGAAAAGGGGGGCGAGTTTCATGATACGCTTGCAGAGCTTTACATGGTTGATTCGCGAGTCAAAGTTGAGTCCGGAGCCGAAGCCGGGGCGTACGATAAGCTGTTGGCGTTCTTGAACGATTCGACTCATTATAGACCGTATCGGGTGATGAACAAGCTCTCTGGCAAAG AGATGCCAGAGGCAAGAGCGATTCTTTTAGGAAGGATGGGCAAGCATGAAGAAGCGCTCAAGATTTACGTGTACCGTTTACAAGACTATGCCGCTGCTGAATC GTATTGCGTTAAAGCTTACCAATCAACAAACAacgtcttcctcctccttctccaactctaTCTCCGTCCTCCACCCCCTTTATCGCCATCCCCCacacccaaacccaaacccacACCCAAATCCACGCCCGCCTCCACCCACCTACCACCTGctctctccctcatctccaaacactccacctccctccccccctcctccgtcctcgacctcctccccccACTCGTCTCCATCGCCGACATCCACCCATTCTTCATAAAGACTTTACGGGAGGAACACCGGCGTAAGCTCGAGGGAAGGGTGATGAGGCAGCTCGGCaaggggaggaaagacgaggtggaggaaatgTTGATGGGGTTGGAAGTCAAGAGGGTGAGAGTGACGGATCAGAGAAT ATGTCCGCAATGCCACAAGAGACTGGGCATGTCTGCCATTGCAGTGCACGCGCCAAG AGGCGAAGTGACGCATCTCCATTGCAAGGACAGGTTTAGTGCAAAGCTGGCTGCTTCCAGAGAATAG
- a CDS encoding cation:cation antiporter, putative translates to MQPPTTPTSNRRSHFPSSRQSFSAGSAAKPRRYQSRQNSFLRLFIGALAITASKTWVIDNHGGEGGGAGWLVLAYWASRVFVEGKQVWDGRRRKAFRLDATSNGIGVKDYILSSFNYVLQSLAFFMSLGSLGPFKTSIIGMTGSLLATAQPTTIRSFGPLLPLILASGYAFAQQLLLKDFQAVIVILVFALTTSVIQGRFLEPKTAGSRETIDGRHSLYRTILSALVATVSVIALYFMGFIPIPVPVSSTASQRFGSFVAAFLVSNIPLSFGQNSPSSAGLRLKTWRDKATFLTCIPILQFFALHPIPTTVDVVILLPISVFSIWAESIFKAQPELAPSWTFSNHNLSTANHSWSFLSLVPSRWRPHFQTIISTPTSSRIFYFLLLNLAYMGVQMGYGVFTNSLGLISDAIHMLFDCLGLGVGLWASVAAMWKPDGRYTFGYSRVETLSGFANGCFLILISVFIIFEAIQRVYNPPEMETHQLLLVSGIGLAINLWGMWATGGHHHHGHSHGHDHAQVHAAPKVEVHKQGVSQNDAHKYEDHHLDLHSHDHHHKPSASSKVSPRPASKLQKRKSSGQLKDSGPSATTPQKTNNGHNHDEHCSHDGEKHSHSHNHHKLTHESSTHNDAHAHEDDYDHAHAHGHGHDHDRGHDHAHSHNMRGVFLHVLADTLGSVGVIISTILIRFTGWTGFDPIASLFIAALIMASVIPLVVDSGRILCLDVGEEKESEIRSALTELSSVDGLASYAAPRFWPRCEGELVGSIHIQLAPSPSSFDPTRLSTPPSSSRPRKGDAIYANSEKVVGRVEKVLKKRIKGLTELVVQVEGSEERSFCTCMTGGDQ, encoded by the exons TGGCTAGTCCTGGCATACTGGGCCTCAAGAGTGTTTGTTGAAGGAAAGCAAGTgtgggatggaagaagacgaaagGCCTTTCGGTTAGATGCAACCAGCAATGGAATAGGAGTGAAG GATTACATACTCTCGAGTTTCAATTATGTGCTTCAGTCACTGGCATTCTTCATGTCTCTGGGTTCCTTAGGACCCTTCAA GACTTCTATAATAGGTATGACCGGTAGCTTGCTCGCAACAGCGCAGCCCACAACTATCCGATCA TTTGGACCTTTACTACCTCTGATACTAGCCTCTGGCTATGCTTTTGCCCAACAGCTTTTGCTAAAAGACT TTCAAGCAGTCATTGTCATCTTGGTGTTCGCATTAACCACATCTGTCATCCAGGGTCGTTTCCTCGAACCCAAGACAGCTGGCAGTAGAGAGACCATAGATGGAAGGCACAGCTTGTATAGGACCATTTTATCTGCTTTGGTTGCTACTGTATCAGTTATAGCGCTCTACTTCATG GGGTTCATACCCATACCTGTTCCTGTATCATCGACTGCCTCACAACGCTTCGGTTCCTTCGTCGCTGCCTTCCTCGTCAGCAATATTCCGCTGTCGTTTGGTCAAAACTCCCCTTCCAGCGCCGGTCTTCGACTCAAAACATGGCGCGACAAGGCGACCTTCTTGACTTGTATTCCTATTCTTCAGTTCTTCGCTTTACATCCTATACCCACCACTGTAGATGTGGTTATCCTTTTGCCTATTTCGGTGTTCAGCATCTGGGCAGAGTCAATATTTAAAGCACAACCCGAACTCGCGCCCTCG TGGACGTTTTCCAATCATAATCTCTCCACTGCCAATCATTCATGGTCTTTTCTCTCACTTGTACCCTCCAGATGGCGGCCTCATTTTCAGACAATCATCAGCACTCCAACTTCATCGCGCATATTCtactttcttcttctcaacttGGCCTATATGGGCGTGCAGATGGGCTATGGAGTATTTACCAATTCCTTGGGCCTCATCTCTGACG CCATTCATATGCTGTTTGACTGTCTCGGTTTGGGCGTAGGATTGTGGGCCTCTGTGGCAGCGATGTGGAAACCCGATGGGCGATACACCTTTGGTTATTCCCGTGTCGAAACCCTCAGCGGATTTGCAAATGGGTGTTTTCTTATTCTCATTTCAGTTTTCATCATATTTGAAGCCATACAGCGAGT GTACAACCCGCCGGAAATGGAGACTCACCAATTACTGCTCGTTTCGGGGATAGGGTTGGCCATCAATTTGTGGGGAATGTGGGCTACCGGAgggcatcatcatcatggacATAGTCACGGACATGATCATGCCCAAGTACACGCTGCACCCAAAGTA GAGGTACACAAACAGGGAGTATCCCAAAATGACGCTCATAAATATGaagatcatcatcttgatCTTCACAGTCATGACCATCACCACAAACCTAGCGCC TCGTCAAAAGTCAGTCCTCGTCCGGCATCCAAACTGCAAAAACGCAAATCCTCTGGTCAGCTCAAGGATTCTGGTCCAAGCGCAACAACCCCGCAGAAGACGAATAATGGGCATAACCATGATGAGCATTGTTCGCACGACGGTGAAAAGCATTCA CATTCTCACAATCACCATAAATTGACCCACGAATCTTCCACTCACAATGATGCCCATGCCCACGAAGACGACTATGACCACGCACACGCTCATGGTCACGGTCATGATCATGACCGCGGACATGATCATGCCCATAGCCATAACATGCGGGGCGTATTTTTGCATGTTTTAGCC GATACACTCGGTAGTGTAGGCGTCATCATCTCAACTATCCTCATCCGATTTACAGGCTGGACAGGCTTCGACCCTATCGCTAGTTTATTTATTGCTGCCCTCATCATGGCGAGTGTAATCCCGCTAGTCGTTGATTCCGGCAGGATCTTATGCTTGGACgttggggaagagaaggaaagtgAAATCCGGAGCGCACTGACCGAG CTGTCGTCCGTGGACGGCCTAGCGAGTTATGCTGCCCCTCGCTTCTGGCCTCGATGTGAGGGAGAACTCGTCGGTTCGATCCACATCCAACTGgccccttctccctcttcttttgatcCTACCCGATTATCCACACCTCCAAGCAGTTCGCGGCCTCGCAAGGGTGACGCGATTTATGCCAACTCTGAAAAAGTGGTGGGGAGGGTGGAAAAAGttttgaagaagcggaTAAAAGGTTTGACGGAACTTGTTGTACAGGTTGAAGGGAGCGAAGAGAGGTCGTTCTGTACGTGCATGACAGGTGGGGATCAATAG